From the genome of Pseudomonas yamanorum, one region includes:
- a CDS encoding OsmC family protein, which yields MKARIQWAGEAMFLGESGSGHVVVMDGPPEAGGRNLGVRPMEMLLLGVGGCSNFDVVSILKKSRQAVESCEAFLEAERATEDPKVFTKIHMHFVVKGRALKEAQVKRAIELSAEKYCSASIMLGAAGVAITHDYEIIELG from the coding sequence ATGAAGGCACGCATCCAATGGGCGGGCGAAGCCATGTTCCTCGGTGAGTCGGGCAGTGGCCATGTCGTGGTCATGGACGGCCCGCCGGAGGCCGGTGGCCGCAACCTGGGCGTACGCCCGATGGAAATGCTCCTGCTCGGTGTAGGCGGTTGCAGCAATTTCGACGTGGTCAGCATCCTGAAGAAGTCCCGCCAGGCGGTGGAAAGCTGCGAGGCCTTCCTGGAAGCAGAGCGTGCGACCGAAGACCCGAAGGTGTTTACCAAGATCCACATGCACTTTGTCGTCAAGGGCCGGGCGCTGAAAGAAGCTCAGGTCAAACGTGCCATCGAGCTGTCGGCGGAGAAGTACTGCTCGGCCTCGATCATGTTGGGCGCCGCAGGCGTTGCCATCACTCATGATTACGAGATCATTGAGCTGGGCTGA
- a CDS encoding histidine triad nucleotide-binding protein gives MDTLFTKIINREIPAKIIYEDDQVLAFHDIAPMAPVHFLVIPKKPIRTLNDLTEEDKALAGHILFTAQRLAVEQGCEKGFRVVMNCNEDGGQTVYHIHMHVLGQRQMNWPPG, from the coding sequence GTGGATACTCTGTTCACCAAGATCATCAACAGAGAAATACCCGCGAAGATCATCTACGAGGATGACCAGGTCCTGGCCTTCCACGACATCGCGCCAATGGCGCCCGTGCATTTCCTGGTGATCCCCAAAAAGCCGATCCGCACCCTTAACGACCTCACCGAGGAAGACAAGGCACTGGCCGGGCATATCCTGTTCACCGCCCAGCGCCTGGCGGTGGAGCAAGGCTGTGAAAAAGGCTTCCGCGTGGTGATGAACTGCAATGAAGATGGCGGGCAGACCGTTTATCACATCCATATGCATGTGCTGGGTCAGCGCCAGATGAACTGGCCGCCGGGCTGA
- the coq7 gene encoding 2-polyprenyl-3-methyl-6-methoxy-1,4-benzoquinone monooxygenase → MTTQRHYSPIDRLLLQADTAMRTLLPFSGQPQRPSPAIVQPEAQMSETDTRHVAGLMRINHTGEVCAQALYQGQALTAKLPQVRAAMEHAAEEEIDHLAWCEQRIRQLNSHPSVLNPLFYGLSFGIGAVAGLISDKVSLGFVAATEHQVCKHLNEHLEQLPAEDEKSRAILEQMRIDEEHHAESALDAGGFRFPAPVKFGMSLLAKVMTKSTYRI, encoded by the coding sequence ATGACTACCCAACGTCACTACTCGCCGATTGATCGCCTGTTGCTGCAAGCCGACACGGCCATGCGCACGCTGTTGCCATTCAGTGGCCAACCGCAGCGTCCGTCGCCCGCCATCGTGCAGCCCGAAGCGCAGATGAGCGAGACCGACACCCGCCACGTCGCCGGCCTGATGCGCATCAACCATACCGGCGAAGTCTGTGCCCAGGCGCTGTATCAAGGCCAGGCCCTGACCGCCAAGCTGCCGCAAGTGCGCGCCGCCATGGAACACGCCGCCGAAGAAGAAATCGACCACCTGGCCTGGTGTGAGCAACGCATCCGCCAGTTGAACAGCCACCCAAGCGTGCTGAATCCGCTGTTCTACGGCTTATCGTTTGGTATCGGCGCGGTAGCGGGCTTGATCAGCGACAAAGTCAGCCTGGGTTTTGTAGCTGCCACCGAGCATCAGGTGTGCAAGCACCTCAATGAACACCTTGAGCAACTGCCGGCTGAAGACGAAAAGTCCCGGGCGATTCTTGAGCAGATGCGCATTGATGAAGAACATCACGCCGAAAGCGCGCTGGACGCGGGCGGCTTCCGCTTCCCGGCACCGGTGAAATTTGGCATGAGCCTGCTGGCCAAGGTCATGACCAAGAGCACTTACCGCATCTGA